A genomic segment from Synergistales bacterium encodes:
- the fliP gene encoding flagellar type III secretion system pore protein FliP (The bacterial flagellar biogenesis protein FliP forms a type III secretion system (T3SS)-type pore required for flagellar assembly.), translating to MPTRVVVSFLAAFALMLCLASGVWAQPEAPQIPLPALEMGLSAAESPEDIAVTLQILALLTILTLAPAIVLMMTSFVRILVVLGFVRHALALQQTPPNQVLVTLALFLTLFTMTPVWQAIYDDALQPYLAEEITSVEALQTAVQPVRTFMLEQTREKELSLMMSLAGLPRPQGPDDVPFRALAPAFMLSELKTAFQMGVLIFVPFIVVDMIVASVLMSMGMIMLPPMMISLPFKVLLFVMSDGWNLVVSSLVSSF from the coding sequence ATGCCGACAAGAGTCGTAGTATCCTTTCTGGCTGCCTTCGCCCTGATGCTGTGCCTCGCTTCCGGCGTGTGGGCCCAGCCGGAGGCGCCGCAGATACCCTTGCCGGCGCTGGAGATGGGGCTCAGTGCGGCGGAATCGCCGGAGGATATCGCCGTGACGCTCCAGATCCTGGCGCTGCTCACGATCCTCACGCTGGCTCCGGCGATCGTCCTGATGATGACAAGCTTCGTCAGGATACTGGTGGTGCTGGGTTTTGTCCGGCATGCCCTGGCGCTGCAGCAGACGCCGCCGAATCAGGTGCTGGTGACGCTGGCGCTCTTTCTGACGCTCTTTACCATGACCCCTGTCTGGCAGGCCATCTACGACGACGCCCTGCAGCCCTACCTGGCCGAGGAGATCACCAGCGTCGAGGCGCTGCAGACGGCGGTGCAGCCGGTGCGGACCTTCATGCTGGAGCAGACCAGGGAGAAGGAGCTGTCGCTGATGATGAGCCTGGCCGGTCTGCCGAGGCCCCAGGGGCCCGATGACGTGCCCTTCAGAGCACTGGCGCCCGCCTTCATGCTCAGCGAACTGAAGACGGCCTTCCAGATGGGCGTGCTGATCTTTGTCCCCTTTATCGTGGTGGACATGATTGTGGCCAGTGTGCTGATGAGCATGGGAATGATCATGCTGCCGCCGATGATGATCTCGCTGCCCTTCAAGGTGCTGCTCTTTGTCATGTCCGACGGCTGGAACCTGGTGGTTTCCAGCCTCGTGAGCAGCTTTTAG
- the fliR gene encoding flagellar biosynthetic protein FliR, which translates to MTLSEPELLWLVVLFLSSIRFLGLLLVAPVFMIPSLPVPVRFWIALMLALIATPQAAPVPDLAALSDPVGILVAAVREFLVGAALGFLSGMPLYALQIAGRVIGVRMAFGMANIMDPMTQSQVSIISQLKYVLGMWYFFRWDGHLLLLRALVETFRLVPLGIPTIAVIADPSITGWLQEAMVLAMRLVLPFYGALILSDVGLGFVARTVPQMNIFILGLPIKVALGLFLLMVLLPAMVDVMQSEIEETVRFALSVIAG; encoded by the coding sequence ATGACCCTTTCGGAACCGGAGCTGCTCTGGCTGGTTGTCCTTTTTCTGTCCAGTATCCGCTTCCTCGGCCTCCTTCTGGTGGCGCCGGTATTCATGATTCCCTCGCTTCCGGTGCCGGTACGCTTCTGGATCGCTCTCATGCTGGCGCTGATCGCCACGCCTCAGGCGGCGCCGGTTCCGGATCTGGCGGCGCTCTCCGACCCTGTGGGGATTCTGGTGGCGGCGGTGCGGGAGTTTCTGGTCGGGGCGGCGCTGGGTTTTCTGAGCGGCATGCCCCTCTACGCGCTGCAGATCGCCGGCCGGGTGATCGGCGTGCGGATGGCCTTCGGGATGGCCAACATCATGGACCCCATGACTCAGTCCCAGGTCTCCATCATCAGCCAGCTCAAGTATGTGCTGGGGATGTGGTACTTCTTCAGATGGGACGGCCATCTGTTGCTGCTCCGGGCGCTGGTGGAAACCTTCCGTCTGGTGCCGCTGGGCATACCCACTATTGCCGTGATCGCCGACCCGTCGATCACGGGCTGGCTGCAGGAGGCCATGGTGCTGGCCATGCGGCTGGTGCTGCCCTTCTACGGGGCGCTGATTCTCTCCGATGTGGGCCTGGGGTTCGTGGCCCGTACGGTGCCGCAGATGAATATCTTTATTCTGGGTCTGCCGATCAAGGTCGCCCTGGGGCTCTTCCTGCTGATGGTGCTGCTGCCGGCTATGGTGGATGTGATGCAGAGCGAGATCGAGGAGACGGTGCGGTTTGCCCTCTCGGTCATTGCGGGGTAG
- the fliM gene encoding flagellar motor switch protein FliM, with the protein MVPEVLSQEEIDSLLQAVSSGSVDIDDIGTEEEEDKVKIYDFRRPDKFSKDQLRAIQMIHESFARQLTTMLSTMVRSMVSTEVVSVDQLTYDEVVRSLVHPTTIAVLEMYPLSGNAIMEVNPQLVFSILDRMLGGKGEPLRKPRELTEIEQTVTERVVMRFLELLEESWSTVVDIRFRFESMESNPFFVQICPGSDMVLLVTLKVTLGDTEGLVNLCIPHIVMEPMVDKLSSQHWFASTARKVTEDVKDRLKENVGRIRVPLSAELGSTSLALQDVLQLQVGDVVRLDAATNDQVCVRVGAEVKFVGTPGTRKGNNAVRVDRVLTQEECTEREEV; encoded by the coding sequence GTGGTGCCTGAGGTGCTTTCGCAGGAAGAGATCGACTCGTTATTGCAGGCCGTGAGCAGCGGCAGTGTCGACATTGATGATATCGGCACGGAAGAGGAAGAAGATAAGGTCAAGATCTACGACTTCAGGCGGCCTGACAAGTTCAGCAAGGATCAGCTGCGCGCCATCCAGATGATCCACGAGTCCTTTGCGCGGCAGCTGACCACCATGCTCTCTACGATGGTGCGCTCCATGGTCTCCACCGAGGTGGTCTCCGTGGATCAGCTGACCTACGACGAGGTGGTCCGTTCGCTGGTGCATCCCACCACCATCGCCGTGCTGGAGATGTATCCCCTTTCGGGAAACGCCATCATGGAGGTAAACCCGCAGCTTGTCTTCTCCATCCTCGACCGGATGCTGGGCGGCAAGGGGGAGCCGCTTCGCAAACCCAGGGAGCTCACCGAGATCGAACAGACCGTTACCGAGCGGGTGGTCATGCGTTTTCTCGAGTTGCTGGAGGAGAGCTGGAGCACCGTCGTGGACATCCGCTTCCGCTTCGAGAGCATGGAGAGCAATCCCTTCTTCGTGCAGATCTGTCCGGGTTCGGACATGGTGCTGCTGGTGACGCTGAAGGTGACGCTGGGCGATACGGAGGGGCTGGTGAATCTCTGTATCCCCCATATCGTCATGGAACCCATGGTGGACAAGCTGAGCTCCCAGCACTGGTTCGCCTCCACGGCAAGGAAGGTCACCGAAGACGTGAAGGATCGCCTCAAGGAGAATGTGGGGCGCATCCGCGTGCCCCTCAGCGCGGAACTGGGGAGTACGTCGCTGGCCCTGCAGGATGTGCTGCAGCTCCAGGTGGGCGATGTGGTGCGGCTCGACGCGGCGACCAACGACCAGGTCTGTGTCCGGGTGGGCGCAGAGGTGAAGTTTGTCGGTACGCCGGGCACGCGCAAGGGGAACAACGCGGTGCGTGTCGACCGGGTGCTGACGCAGGAAGAGTGTACGGAACGCGAGGAGGTGTGA
- the fliY gene encoding flagellar motor switch phosphatase FliY produces MSDELLSQEEIDALLNSAPDSSSSEGEGGGLDKEQEDILNEVASLVANAGSNVIGMLAGREITSSIDETFVVAQNEFPGRAGEGRFFRYAMKCDGLDDAPTAFVLDEKGALTVADLMMGGDGVELPEEANDLYLSAAQEGLSQVVGAAFTNISGLLKGQRLAQGEASAGLQEGDWLPLESLDPSTQIWAVRGTLNISEVGEMPLWFVLPLDQATDLAGRIQEAVAPKQEEPAPQQQQQPQQQKQQQQQQQPQQQAQKKQQQQPPSGGAPAGGAARQPAGGQQVDVRPAEFVPLDQGEQGEAPGNLDLILDIPVRLTVELGRTRKTIGEVLNMAPGSVIELEKMAGEPVDLLVNGKLIARGEIVVIDENFGVRLTEIVSRTERIRSAGI; encoded by the coding sequence TTGTCTGACGAGCTGTTGAGCCAGGAAGAGATCGATGCGCTGTTGAACAGTGCGCCGGATTCCTCTTCCTCCGAAGGGGAGGGAGGCGGTCTCGACAAGGAGCAGGAGGATATCCTCAACGAGGTTGCGTCCCTGGTGGCCAACGCCGGCAGCAATGTGATCGGTATGCTGGCGGGACGGGAGATCACCTCCTCCATCGACGAGACCTTTGTGGTGGCCCAGAACGAGTTTCCCGGCAGGGCGGGGGAGGGACGCTTCTTCCGCTATGCCATGAAGTGCGACGGCCTTGACGACGCTCCCACGGCCTTCGTGCTGGACGAAAAGGGGGCGCTCACCGTTGCGGATCTGATGATGGGCGGCGACGGTGTGGAGCTGCCCGAGGAGGCCAACGATCTCTACCTCAGTGCTGCCCAGGAGGGGCTCAGTCAGGTGGTGGGGGCGGCCTTCACCAACATCAGCGGACTGCTCAAGGGACAGCGCCTGGCCCAGGGCGAGGCCTCGGCGGGTCTGCAGGAGGGTGACTGGCTGCCGCTGGAGTCCCTTGATCCATCCACCCAGATCTGGGCTGTGCGTGGGACACTCAACATCAGCGAGGTCGGCGAGATGCCGCTGTGGTTTGTGCTGCCCCTCGACCAGGCCACCGACCTGGCCGGTCGGATCCAGGAGGCCGTGGCGCCGAAGCAGGAGGAGCCTGCGCCGCAACAGCAGCAACAGCCGCAACAGCAAAAGCAGCAGCAACAGCAGCAACAACCGCAGCAGCAGGCTCAGAAGAAACAGCAACAGCAGCCTCCCTCGGGAGGCGCCCCGGCCGGAGGAGCGGCCCGGCAGCCCGCCGGCGGTCAGCAGGTGGATGTGCGGCCTGCGGAGTTTGTGCCCCTCGATCAGGGAGAACAGGGTGAAGCGCCGGGAAATCTGGATCTGATCCTTGACATACCGGTGCGGTTGACGGTTGAATTAGGCAGGACTCGCAAAACAATCGGAGAAGTGCTCAATATGGCGCCGGGCTCTGTGATAGAATTGGAAAAGATGGCTGGCGAACCCGTTGACCTTCTCGTCAACGGCAAGCTGATCGCCCGGGGAGAGATCGTCGTCATAGATGAGAATTTCGGTGTTCGCCTCACTGAGATAGTCAGCCGGACCGAACGGATACGTTCAGCGGGGATCTAG
- the flhF gene encoding flagellar biosynthesis protein FlhF gives MRLARQVTYEAKDEAESLVIAKERLGRDAVILSSQRVKRGGFLGFFRKEVLQVTAGIFEEDREPDQEASADRIKAFQRLLEVKQAVKEAMPQVAGEHSQAAGAASGQNETSGERESREGVTFEISPQAKAMARNAAQQSPPAAEQDEKVQSVSRRVEELQQSLEEVLTRLDAWDSEKADPGTTAEAEPVDPRVARLTGQGVAEQHARALVERFRAESDSRPFPDWLNATVPVLGSDFAQTLGGNRVMFIGPTGVGKTTTIAKLAAVFSLWERKSVLFLTADTYRIAAVEQLRTYARILGVPLEVIYEPHNIEEILKKQQDKEILLMDTAGRSHRNSERLEELRELYEHFQPDAVHLLLAANMKYTDMLDVVEQMAVVPVTSFLFTKLDETGSYADIFNVVMDFNVPLSFFTVGQNVPNDIEVASPSTVVESLVGGEPVESA, from the coding sequence ATGCGTCTGGCACGGCAGGTCACATACGAAGCGAAGGATGAGGCGGAATCGCTTGTCATCGCCAAAGAGCGGCTCGGCCGGGACGCCGTCATTCTCTCCAGCCAGCGTGTGAAGCGGGGCGGCTTTCTCGGGTTCTTCCGCAAGGAGGTGCTGCAGGTTACTGCCGGGATCTTCGAAGAGGACCGCGAACCGGACCAGGAGGCCTCGGCGGATCGGATCAAGGCCTTCCAGCGCCTGCTGGAGGTGAAGCAGGCTGTCAAAGAGGCGATGCCGCAGGTGGCAGGGGAACATTCCCAGGCTGCCGGAGCAGCCTCTGGACAGAACGAGACGTCCGGTGAGCGGGAGTCCCGGGAGGGGGTAACCTTCGAGATCTCCCCGCAGGCCAAGGCGATGGCCCGGAACGCGGCCCAGCAATCCCCGCCGGCGGCCGAACAGGACGAGAAGGTGCAGAGTGTCTCCCGCCGTGTGGAGGAGCTGCAGCAGTCCCTGGAGGAGGTGCTGACCAGACTCGATGCCTGGGATTCGGAGAAGGCCGATCCGGGGACCACTGCGGAAGCGGAACCGGTGGACCCCAGGGTGGCACGCCTGACTGGGCAGGGGGTCGCGGAACAGCACGCCCGCGCCCTGGTGGAGCGTTTCCGTGCTGAAAGCGACAGTCGCCCCTTCCCGGACTGGCTGAACGCTACGGTGCCGGTGCTGGGCTCGGATTTCGCCCAGACCCTCGGGGGAAACCGGGTGATGTTCATCGGTCCCACCGGTGTGGGCAAGACCACCACCATCGCCAAGCTCGCCGCGGTCTTTTCCCTCTGGGAGCGGAAGAGTGTGCTCTTCCTGACGGCCGACACCTACCGGATTGCCGCCGTGGAGCAGCTGCGGACCTATGCGCGGATTCTGGGGGTTCCGCTGGAGGTTATCTACGAGCCCCACAATATCGAGGAGATCCTCAAAAAACAACAGGACAAGGAGATCCTGCTCATGGATACGGCAGGGAGAAGCCACCGGAACAGCGAGCGTCTCGAGGAGCTGCGGGAGCTCTACGAGCATTTCCAACCCGATGCGGTGCATCTGCTTCTGGCCGCCAACATGAAGTATACCGACATGCTGGATGTGGTGGAACAGATGGCGGTTGTGCCGGTGACAAGCTTCCTCTTTACCAAGCTGGATGAAACGGGCTCCTACGCCGATATCTTCAATGTGGTGATGGACTTCAATGTTCCCCTCTCCTTCTTCACGGTGGGCCAGAATGTGCCCAACGATATCGAGGTGGCTTCGCCATCTACGGTAGTGGAATCCCTTGTTGGTGGTGAACCTGTTGAAAGCGCCTGA
- a CDS encoding response regulator, whose translation MGAKVLVVDDAAFMRMMLKDILVKNGFEVVGEAENGKVAVSMAEENSPDVITMDITMPEMDGISAVKEIKKANPDARIVMVSAMGQQAMVIEAIQAGAKDFIVKPFQPDRVLEALNEALS comes from the coding sequence ATGGGAGCAAAGGTACTCGTAGTCGATGACGCAGCCTTTATGCGAATGATGCTTAAAGATATCCTGGTCAAAAACGGTTTTGAGGTGGTCGGCGAAGCCGAAAACGGCAAGGTTGCCGTGTCGATGGCCGAGGAGAACAGCCCCGATGTCATCACCATGGATATCACCATGCCTGAAATGGACGGGATCAGTGCTGTCAAGGAGATCAAAAAGGCGAATCCCGATGCGAGGATTGTCATGGTCAGCGCCATGGGGCAGCAGGCGATGGTGATCGAGGCCATCCAGGCGGGAGCGAAGGACTTTATCGTCAAACCCTTTCAGCCGGACCGGGTACTCGAGGCTCTGAACGAAGCACTCTCCTGA
- a CDS encoding MinD/ParA family protein, with protein sequence MKAPERGKLEEAPIVVRGRQDAASRGEQSDQAAHLRKLASAGAPENGGRRLQSIAVLSGKGGVGKTHLCVNLGIALSRLGRRVLIFDADLGMANVDLLFGMMPTKTLKSVISGSADVRSTLVSLGENLKVLPGGAGMQDLADMDQNRQYELIGELATLEDEADTIVIDTSAGIHNSILSFALASDMTLLLTTPEPTSVRDAYGVLKSLVQRSGGRVDIRLVVNMAMSNEEARGVAERMQGASRQFLGVPVPYLGYIPWDRKVREAVQLRRPLVELYESTAVGRSFYAIAEQIAGQGAGEEEALLADRQEAKGIRSFLFKLTKRLGLGA encoded by the coding sequence TTGAAAGCGCCTGAGCGGGGCAAGCTGGAGGAGGCGCCGATTGTGGTGCGCGGCCGGCAGGACGCGGCATCCCGGGGAGAGCAGAGCGACCAGGCTGCTCACCTGCGGAAACTGGCTTCCGCAGGGGCCCCCGAAAACGGGGGCCGAAGGCTCCAGAGCATCGCCGTACTCAGCGGCAAAGGAGGGGTCGGGAAGACCCACCTCTGTGTGAATCTCGGGATCGCCCTGAGCCGCCTGGGACGGCGGGTGCTGATCTTCGACGCCGATCTGGGGATGGCCAATGTGGATCTTCTCTTCGGCATGATGCCCACAAAGACCTTGAAGAGCGTGATCAGCGGCAGCGCCGATGTGCGGAGCACCCTGGTCTCCCTGGGCGAGAATCTCAAGGTCCTCCCCGGCGGGGCGGGGATGCAGGATCTCGCCGATATGGATCAGAACAGGCAGTACGAGCTGATCGGGGAGCTGGCGACCCTTGAGGACGAAGCCGATACCATTGTGATCGATACCAGCGCCGGTATCCACAACAGCATTCTCTCCTTTGCTCTGGCTTCCGACATGACCCTCCTGCTGACGACGCCGGAGCCGACATCCGTACGGGACGCCTACGGGGTGCTCAAGAGCCTGGTGCAACGGTCCGGGGGGAGAGTGGATATCCGTCTGGTGGTGAACATGGCGATGTCGAACGAGGAGGCCCGGGGGGTGGCCGAACGCATGCAGGGTGCGTCGCGGCAGTTTCTCGGCGTCCCCGTCCCCTATCTCGGGTATATCCCCTGGGACAGGAAGGTGCGCGAAGCGGTGCAGCTGCGCCGTCCCCTGGTGGAGCTCTACGAGAGTACGGCGGTGGGACGCTCGTTCTATGCGATCGCCGAGCAGATCGCGGGCCAGGGAGCGGGTGAGGAAGAGGCGCTCCTTGCCGACCGGCAGGAGGCGAAGGGGATCAGGAGCTTTCTCTTCAAACTGACGAAACGTCTGGGATTGGGGGCATAG
- a CDS encoding flagellar biosynthetic protein FliQ — MLRQAVWTALVSALPILLVAMGIGLMMGIIQTATSIQEQTLAFIPKIVAVLLSTIFFGSFIFSRVGELAKEILGQLHRFVQ; from the coding sequence ATGCTGCGTCAGGCGGTCTGGACGGCGCTGGTCTCGGCGCTCCCCATTCTGCTGGTGGCTATGGGCATCGGCCTGATGATGGGGATCATCCAGACCGCCACCTCCATCCAGGAGCAGACCCTGGCCTTCATTCCCAAGATCGTGGCGGTGCTGTTGAGCACCATCTTCTTCGGTTCCTTTATCTTCAGTCGGGTCGGCGAGCTGGCAAAGGAGATCCTGGGGCAGCTGCACAGGTTCGTGCAATGA
- the flhB gene encoding flagellar biosynthesis protein FlhB has translation MIYRAFDLQFFAEEKTETATPRKRRKSREEGQVARSQDLGAAVVILVGLLAILLLAAWWLEGFREFIVFQAREIRSDQLGQGEWISRIGRVALRRFMSIWLPFGFLCLIAALAVQIYQVGLQITTKPLIPKPSRMNPISGLKKVISIRSFVELAKSIVKAGLLGIVLFMALKQELGAMAQTVHFPLFAGVSTVMGKIWWLAMKMALLLFVIAIFDYVYQRWEFERQIKMTKKEVKDEYKQMEGDPMVKRRIRQKQQELARSRMMEEVPQADVVVTNPTTLAVALQYDRSVMDAPLLVAKGRGHVARKIREIAEEHGVPVVEDRPLAWSLYEMVEIGEEIPEHLYKAVAEVLAFVYRVKTGSGT, from the coding sequence ATGATATACAGGGCATTTGATCTCCAGTTCTTCGCCGAGGAAAAGACCGAGACCGCCACGCCGCGGAAGCGGCGCAAATCCCGTGAGGAGGGCCAGGTGGCCCGCAGCCAGGATCTCGGGGCCGCGGTGGTCATCCTGGTGGGGCTGCTGGCGATTCTTCTGCTGGCGGCCTGGTGGCTGGAGGGGTTCCGGGAGTTCATTGTCTTTCAGGCCAGGGAGATCAGGAGCGATCAGCTCGGCCAGGGGGAGTGGATCTCCCGGATCGGACGGGTGGCCCTGCGGCGGTTCATGAGCATCTGGCTCCCCTTCGGCTTCCTCTGTCTCATCGCCGCCCTGGCTGTGCAGATCTACCAGGTGGGGCTGCAGATCACCACCAAGCCGCTGATCCCGAAACCGAGCCGCATGAACCCTATTTCGGGACTCAAAAAGGTGATCTCCATCCGTTCCTTTGTGGAGCTGGCCAAGTCCATCGTCAAGGCTGGGCTGCTGGGGATCGTCCTCTTCATGGCCCTGAAGCAGGAGCTGGGCGCCATGGCCCAGACGGTGCACTTCCCGCTCTTTGCCGGGGTGAGCACCGTGATGGGCAAGATCTGGTGGCTGGCCATGAAGATGGCGCTTTTGCTCTTCGTGATCGCCATCTTCGACTATGTCTATCAGCGGTGGGAGTTCGAACGGCAGATCAAGATGACCAAAAAAGAGGTCAAGGACGAATACAAGCAGATGGAAGGCGACCCCATGGTCAAGCGCCGCATCCGTCAGAAGCAGCAGGAGCTCGCCCGGAGCCGGATGATGGAGGAGGTCCCGCAGGCGGATGTGGTGGTCACCAACCCGACCACACTGGCGGTGGCGCTGCAGTACGACCGGTCGGTGATGGATGCGCCGCTGCTGGTGGCAAAGGGGCGGGGGCATGTGGCCCGCAAGATCAGGGAGATCGCCGAGGAGCACGGTGTGCCTGTGGTGGAGGACCGGCCGCTGGCCTGGTCGCTCTACGAGATGGTGGAGATCGGCGAAGAGATCCCCGAGCATCTCTACAAGGCGGTGGCGGAGGTGCTCGCCTTTGTCTATCGCGTGAAGACCGGAAGCGGTACGTAA
- the flhA gene encoding flagellar biosynthesis protein FlhA produces the protein MARANQEGVKPGSMIQYADIGMALLIVLIVGMLIVPVPTALLDILLSLNITFGVVVLLTTFYVYRVLQMAAFPTILLLATLFRLALNVSTTRMILLHAYAGEVISAFGNFVVGGNYVVGGVVFLILVIIQFIVITKGAERVAEVAARFTLDAMPGKQMAIDADLNAGLLDETQAKERREEIRKEADFYGAMDGASKFVKGDAIAGLIITAINILGGLGVGVFQQDMSLVEALGTYSLLTVGDGLVAQIPSILFSTATGIIVTRAAGEYNLGEDIINSLTRYYRPLWIGSAMLLGLAIVPGLPLVPFATLGSLMGFLGYRVYREGKLQEQAAGEPGGPAGRTSEEGGAPGGEGREPQAPPEPENVLPLLTVDPLEVEIGYALIPLVDPGQGGDMLERISTIRRQMAMELGLVVPPIRLRDNIQLKPTEYTIMVKGGEVGRSELLPDHYLAMNTSGSEETLVGVPTTEPTFGLPAVWISPELREQAESSGYTVVDAPSVLATHISETVKLYGADILTRQEVQKLVDLIKESHPAVVEELTSALGLGDIQKVLQNLIREQVPIRDLVTIFESLADYGRASRSVDFLTERVRESLARVITLGLQESDGTLTVGTLSPDWEKRVQEAMSGDLVQGWQLNMDPQAMQQLVGAVSKFAEQVSMSGKNPVLLVHPEVRLVVRRIIEGTLPHVSVISYNEIAQGVQLKSVGMVE, from the coding sequence ATGGCCCGAGCCAACCAGGAGGGCGTAAAGCCCGGTTCGATGATCCAATACGCCGATATCGGCATGGCGCTGCTCATCGTCCTCATTGTGGGGATGCTGATTGTCCCTGTCCCCACGGCGCTGCTCGATATCCTCCTGTCATTGAACATCACCTTTGGTGTGGTGGTGCTGCTCACCACCTTCTATGTCTACCGTGTCCTCCAGATGGCCGCATTCCCCACCATTCTGCTGCTGGCAACGCTCTTCCGGCTTGCCTTGAATGTCTCCACCACGCGGATGATTCTGCTCCATGCCTACGCCGGCGAGGTGATCTCTGCCTTCGGGAACTTCGTGGTCGGCGGCAACTATGTGGTGGGCGGCGTGGTGTTCCTTATCCTGGTGATCATCCAGTTCATCGTGATCACCAAGGGTGCCGAGCGTGTCGCCGAGGTGGCCGCCCGTTTCACCCTCGATGCCATGCCGGGCAAACAGATGGCCATCGACGCGGACCTCAACGCGGGTCTGCTCGACGAGACCCAGGCCAAGGAACGTCGGGAGGAGATCCGTAAGGAGGCCGATTTCTACGGTGCCATGGACGGGGCCTCCAAGTTCGTCAAGGGGGACGCCATCGCCGGTCTGATCATTACGGCGATCAATATCCTCGGCGGTCTCGGCGTGGGGGTCTTCCAGCAGGACATGTCCCTTGTAGAGGCGCTGGGGACCTACAGTCTGCTGACCGTCGGCGACGGTCTGGTGGCGCAGATCCCTTCCATCCTCTTTTCCACGGCCACCGGTATCATTGTGACCAGGGCGGCCGGGGAGTACAATCTCGGAGAGGACATCATCAACTCGCTGACACGTTACTACCGACCGCTGTGGATCGGTTCGGCCATGTTGCTGGGGCTGGCCATCGTGCCGGGGTTGCCGCTGGTGCCCTTCGCCACCCTGGGGTCGCTGATGGGCTTTCTGGGCTATCGGGTCTACCGGGAGGGCAAGCTGCAGGAGCAGGCCGCCGGGGAGCCCGGCGGTCCCGCCGGCAGAACCTCCGAGGAGGGAGGGGCGCCGGGGGGCGAGGGCAGAGAGCCCCAGGCTCCCCCGGAGCCGGAGAATGTGCTGCCCCTTCTGACGGTCGATCCGCTGGAGGTGGAGATCGGCTACGCGCTGATCCCGCTGGTGGATCCCGGCCAGGGCGGCGACATGCTGGAGCGGATCAGTACCATCCGGCGGCAGATGGCCATGGAGCTGGGCCTGGTGGTGCCGCCGATCCGGCTTCGTGATAACATCCAGCTGAAGCCCACGGAGTACACGATCATGGTCAAAGGCGGCGAGGTGGGCCGCAGCGAGCTGCTCCCCGACCACTACCTGGCCATGAACACCTCGGGTTCCGAGGAGACTTTGGTCGGGGTGCCCACGACGGAGCCCACCTTCGGGCTGCCCGCCGTGTGGATCTCCCCGGAATTGCGCGAGCAGGCCGAGTCGTCGGGGTATACGGTGGTGGACGCCCCCTCGGTGCTGGCGACCCACATCTCCGAGACGGTCAAGCTCTACGGGGCCGATATCCTGACCCGCCAGGAGGTCCAGAAGCTGGTGGATCTGATCAAGGAGTCCCACCCGGCGGTGGTGGAGGAGCTCACTTCGGCGCTCGGTTTGGGCGACATCCAGAAGGTGCTGCAGAACCTGATCCGCGAGCAGGTACCCATCAGGGACCTGGTGACCATCTTCGAATCGCTGGCGGACTACGGCCGGGCTTCCCGGAGCGTGGATTTCCTCACCGAGCGGGTGCGGGAGTCGCTGGCCCGGGTGATCACGCTGGGGTTGCAGGAGAGCGACGGAACGCTGACGGTGGGTACCCTCTCCCCGGACTGGGAGAAACGGGTGCAGGAAGCCATGTCGGGGGATCTGGTGCAGGGCTGGCAGCTGAATATGGACCCCCAGGCCATGCAGCAGCTGGTGGGGGCCGTCTCCAAGTTCGCCGAGCAGGTGAGCATGAGCGGAAAGAATCCGGTGCTGCTGGTCCACCCCGAGGTCCGCCTGGTGGTCCGGCGTATTATCGAGGGAACCCTACCTCACGTAAGCGTGATATCCTATAATGAAATCGCCCAGGGTGTGCAACTGAAATCTGTAGGGATGGTGGAATAG
- a CDS encoding PilZ domain-containing protein: protein MAKRGNLESKFLKRIKNKVTLEMQTGLFKGQYISDLEDIREGLLALAHPMYKGGLLRLYRGVTLEVTVEGDPTPLRVKAEVVRSDLSGNLPLLWVRPVGEVEKHQRRAFVRVPCLMKSRFYNLSREDEKPLSGSWKEGKVLDISLGGMRLQHKSHGKTDGIFQKEEMGLFTLNIEESPFLVLGRAMWVPQPNEEGMQDVGVAFTVVPVAVSKRLQQYIRQQELLAGGRGSS from the coding sequence GTGGCCAAAAGGGGCAATCTGGAGTCCAAGTTCCTGAAACGCATCAAAAACAAGGTTACCCTGGAGATGCAGACCGGCCTGTTCAAGGGTCAGTACATCTCCGACCTCGAAGATATCCGCGAGGGGCTCCTGGCGCTCGCCCATCCCATGTACAAGGGGGGACTGCTCCGTCTCTACCGGGGGGTTACCCTGGAGGTCACCGTAGAGGGGGACCCGACTCCGCTCAGGGTAAAGGCCGAGGTGGTGCGCAGCGACCTGAGCGGGAATCTGCCACTCCTGTGGGTACGGCCTGTGGGCGAGGTGGAAAAACACCAGCGCCGGGCCTTTGTTCGGGTGCCCTGTTTGATGAAAAGCCGATTCTACAATCTCTCCAGGGAAGACGAGAAGCCGCTTTCCGGGAGCTGGAAGGAAGGGAAGGTGCTGGATATCAGCCTGGGCGGGATGCGGCTGCAGCACAAAAGCCACGGCAAGACCGACGGCATCTTCCAGAAAGAGGAGATGGGTCTTTTTACGCTGAACATCGAGGAATCGCCCTTCCTGGTGCTCGGCAGGGCCATGTGGGTTCCCCAGCCCAACGAGGAAGGCATGCAGGACGTGGGCGTGGCCTTTACCGTGGTGCCGGTGGCGGTCAGCAAAAGGTTGCAGCAGTACATCCGGCAGCAGGAACTCCTGGCAGGCGGGCGGGGGTCGTCATGA